A genomic stretch from Meriones unguiculatus strain TT.TT164.6M chromosome 13 unlocalized genomic scaffold, Bangor_MerUng_6.1 Chr13_unordered_Scaffold_44, whole genome shotgun sequence includes:
- the LOC132651253 gene encoding zinc finger protein ZFP2-like, whose amino-acid sequence YKCNQCGKAFAKSSQLIRHKRTHTGEKPYECNQCGKAFAQNSHLISHKRTHTGEKPYECNECGKAFAENSTLLSHKRTHTGEKPYECNECGKAFAENSTLLNHKRTHTGEKPYECNQCGKAFAQNSHLIRHKRTHIGEKPYECNQCGKAFAQNSTLLSHKRTHTGEKPYECNHCGKAFAQNSTLLSHKR is encoded by the coding sequence tacaaatgtaatcaatgtggtaaagcctttgcaaaaagcagtcagctcatacggcataaaagaacacatactggagagaaaccttatgaatgtaaccagtgtggtaaagcctttgcacaaaacagtcatctcataagccataaaagaacacacactggagaaaaaccttatgaatgtaatgagtgtggcaaagcctttgcagaaaacagtactctcttaagccataaaagaacacacactggagagaaaccttatgaatgtaatgagtgtggcaaagcctttgcagaaaacagtactctcttaaaccataaaagaacacacactggagagaaaccttacgaatgtaaccagtgtggtaaagcctttgcacaaaacagtcatctcataagacataaaagaacacacattggagagaaaccttatgaatgtaaccagtgtggtaaagcctttgcacaaaacagtactctcttaagccataaaagaacacacactggagagaaaccttatgaatgtaaccactgtggtaaagcctttgcacaaaacagtactctcttaagccataaaaga